The following are encoded in a window of Candidatus Electrothrix rattekaaiensis genomic DNA:
- a CDS encoding AEC family transporter encodes MENFIITITFLLIGMLIKRLPNFPDETGNALNLFVIYISLPALVLLKIPELAFSQDLLIPAIMPWGMLLFSSALILILSKLFHWDRPTTGCLLLIIPLGNTSFLGIPMVKAFFGEEAISYALIYDQLGSFLALATYGSLILAVYGAGENKPSIRTALKKIITFPPFIALILAFALKSFAYPATVTNLLKTMSATLVPLVMVAVGFQLTLKLNKHVMSQLSIGLAIKLIIAPLVALLICKIFGLKGEAVQVSIFEAGMPPMVSAGALAILANLSPALTAALVGIGIILSFATLPLLYQLMV; translated from the coding sequence ATGGAAAATTTCATCATCACCATAACCTTCCTGCTCATCGGGATGCTTATCAAACGCCTCCCCAACTTCCCCGACGAGACAGGGAACGCCCTGAATCTCTTTGTTATCTATATATCCCTGCCCGCCTTGGTTCTCCTTAAAATCCCGGAGCTGGCTTTTTCCCAGGATCTCCTGATTCCTGCGATTATGCCGTGGGGCATGCTCCTGTTCTCCAGTGCTTTGATCCTTATTTTATCCAAGCTCTTTCATTGGGATCGGCCAACAACCGGCTGCCTCTTACTCATTATTCCCCTAGGTAACACCTCCTTCTTGGGTATCCCTATGGTCAAGGCGTTTTTCGGCGAAGAGGCCATCTCCTATGCTCTGATCTATGATCAGTTGGGCTCCTTTCTGGCCTTGGCGACCTACGGCTCTCTTATCCTTGCTGTTTATGGAGCAGGTGAGAACAAACCCAGTATCCGGACTGCGCTTAAAAAGATTATAACCTTTCCCCCTTTTATCGCTCTGATCCTGGCCTTTGCTTTGAAATCCTTTGCCTATCCTGCTACAGTGACCAACCTGCTCAAAACAATGTCTGCCACCCTGGTTCCCTTGGTCATGGTGGCAGTGGGTTTTCAACTCACCCTCAAGCTGAATAAACACGTCATGTCTCAGCTGAGTATAGGGCTTGCAATAAAGTTGATCATCGCGCCCTTAGTAGCCTTGTTGATCTGCAAGATATTCGGCCTGAAAGGCGAGGCTGTGCAGGTATCAATCTTTGAGGCTGGCATGCCGCCAATGGTCTCGGCAGGGGCCTTGGCCATCCTCGCCAACCTGTCGCCCGCTCTGACTGCTGCTCTGGTCGGCATAGGGATTATTCTCAGCTTTGCGACCCTGCCGCTGCTTTATCAGCTGATGGTATGA
- a CDS encoding UPF0175 family protein, which yields MQTQHQLNIQYPQIWLDALQVTQDSFEEEAKMAMAVKLFEMKRLSSGMAAKLAGIPRVLFLLKLHQYGVPMMDLDEEEFAEDIKNA from the coding sequence ATGCAAACACAACACCAACTCAATATACAATACCCGCAAATTTGGCTTGATGCGCTTCAGGTAACACAAGATTCATTTGAAGAAGAAGCCAAAATGGCTATGGCGGTAAAACTTTTTGAGATGAAACGGCTTTCTTCGGGCATGGCAGCAAAGCTTGCCGGAATTCCGAGAGTTCTCTTTCTGCTGAAGCTCCATCAATACGGTGTACCGATGATGGACCTTGATGAAGAGGAATTTGCAGAGGACATAAAAAATGCCTGA
- a CDS encoding DUF3368 domain-containing protein, with the protein MPDSRKIVINTGPLLALIAGMGNLNILDSLYERVIVPFEVCGEILSGGSASFGIQEFSAADFLTKIDHPAEIYPYLQNSLDLGESSVIQTALDNTIQTVCIDETVGRRIARLNGLKLTGSLGIMIRAKREGHPFLLHDAVERMRAQGIWLSDRLVSFALQQAGE; encoded by the coding sequence ATGCCTGACTCCAGAAAAATCGTCATAAACACCGGCCCTCTCCTTGCTTTGATCGCCGGAATGGGAAATTTAAATATACTGGATTCTCTCTACGAACGGGTTATTGTCCCCTTTGAAGTCTGTGGAGAAATTTTAAGCGGCGGTTCTGCGAGTTTCGGAATCCAGGAATTCAGTGCTGCGGACTTTTTAACCAAAATCGATCATCCCGCAGAAATATATCCGTATCTACAAAATTCTTTGGATTTAGGCGAAAGCTCTGTCATACAGACTGCACTCGACAACACAATACAAACCGTATGCATTGACGAGACTGTCGGCAGAAGAATTGCCCGTCTGAACGGACTGAAGCTGACTGGTTCACTCGGCATTATGATCCGAGCCAAACGCGAAGGGCATCCGTTCCTGCTGCATGATGCAGTGGAGCGAATGCGGGCGCAAGGCATCTGGTTAAGTGACCGACTTGTTTCATTTGCTTTACAGCAAGCCGGTGAATGA
- a CDS encoding DUF4160 domain-containing protein produces the protein MPTISMFYGILIRMFFRDIEKHHTPHIHAEYQGDFAVYSIDNGKVLSGRIPPRKHKLVVAWIEIHQDDLLADWELAVNGKKPFRIRGLDQ, from the coding sequence ATGCCTACTATTTCGATGTTTTACGGCATTCTTATTCGAATGTTTTTCCGCGATATTGAGAAGCATCACACGCCGCATATTCATGCGGAATATCAAGGTGACTTTGCTGTCTATTCCATAGATAACGGCAAAGTTCTTTCAGGCAGGATACCGCCCAGAAAGCACAAACTTGTAGTAGCATGGATTGAAATTCATCAAGACGATTTATTAGCAGATTGGGAATTAGCAGTAAATGGTAAGAAGCCCTTTCGCATCCGAGGACTTGATCAATGA
- a CDS encoding DUF2442 domain-containing protein, with translation MKIVKIQTNPDYTLQIVAHDGRVGIFDVRPYLQYEAFSELKDKKQFMQISNGGYFIEWDCGADLSADTIEALWEIKSDSEEAYPTH, from the coding sequence ATGAAAATTGTCAAAATTCAGACCAATCCTGATTATACCTTACAAATAGTTGCTCACGATGGCAGGGTAGGGATTTTTGATGTTAGGCCGTATTTACAATATGAAGCCTTCAGTGAATTAAAAGATAAAAAACAATTTATGCAAATTTCAAATGGCGGATATTTTATAGAATGGGATTGTGGTGCTGACTTGTCAGCAGATACCATTGAAGCATTATGGGAAATAAAGAGCGACAGTGAAGAGGCATATCCGACTCATTGA
- the putP gene encoding sodium/proline symporter PutP yields the protein MILTIQFGLYLLLMLGIGSYAMRRTTNNEDFLIGGRTLGPVTTAISAGASDMSSWLLLGLPGAVFASGLVEGVWISLGLTLGAYANWRIVAPRLRASSEQLNAVTLPTYLSNRFDDSTGILKTVSTLVILIFFTLYVASGLKGGTLLFAHSFGADEQTALLITTLVVVSYTFLGGYLAVCWTDLIQGLLMLAALVACSLLAFFAVAGSGVDITAARPEAFHIKTTWLTGASLMAWGLGYFGQPHILARFIGIKGVRDVASARRIGMSWMIVCLVLAIEIGLLGIGYHAIAPLDGITSPGGNNELVFLALVSALFHPLVAGFVLAAVLAAIMSTADSQLLVLTSALTEDLPVFKRFTGKQRAWVSRLGVVGFALLAYFLASDSNDTILMMVGYAWGGFGATFGPVMILSLVWRKTTKYGALAGMLAGAATIFVVKNYIILEGDYLYELLPGFIIAFMTIIFVSALTDMPSEEALRKFDAAQQQVKENGKDSARSSGVSTS from the coding sequence ATGATACTTACCATCCAATTCGGCCTCTACCTGCTCCTCATGCTGGGCATCGGCTCTTACGCCATGCGCCGAACCACAAATAATGAGGACTTTCTTATCGGCGGGCGTACCCTGGGGCCGGTAACAACGGCCATCAGTGCCGGGGCCTCGGACATGAGCAGCTGGCTGCTCCTTGGTCTCCCCGGAGCGGTCTTTGCCTCCGGTCTGGTTGAAGGCGTCTGGATTTCCCTCGGCCTGACCCTCGGTGCCTACGCCAATTGGCGCATTGTTGCCCCACGACTCAGGGCCTCTAGCGAACAGCTTAATGCCGTCACCCTGCCCACCTATCTGTCCAACCGTTTTGACGACAGCACAGGCATCCTCAAGACCGTCTCCACCCTGGTGATCCTGATCTTTTTTACCCTCTATGTTGCATCAGGACTCAAGGGCGGCACTCTGCTCTTTGCCCACAGCTTCGGGGCCGACGAACAAACAGCCCTGCTCATAACCACCCTGGTGGTTGTCTCTTATACCTTTCTCGGCGGCTATCTGGCTGTCTGCTGGACAGACCTGATCCAGGGACTGCTCATGCTTGCGGCCCTAGTTGCCTGCTCTTTGCTGGCCTTTTTTGCTGTTGCCGGTTCAGGCGTGGATATTACCGCAGCACGACCGGAAGCCTTTCACATCAAGACCACTTGGCTCACCGGGGCCTCGCTCATGGCCTGGGGCCTGGGCTATTTCGGGCAACCGCATATCCTGGCCCGGTTTATCGGCATTAAAGGAGTGCGGGATGTCGCCTCTGCCCGCCGGATCGGGATGAGCTGGATGATTGTCTGCCTTGTGCTGGCAATTGAAATCGGCCTGCTCGGCATCGGGTATCATGCCATTGCCCCGCTGGACGGGATTACCAGTCCGGGCGGCAATAACGAACTTGTTTTTCTCGCCTTGGTCAGTGCCCTGTTTCATCCCCTTGTTGCAGGCTTTGTGCTGGCAGCGGTCTTAGCAGCCATTATGTCCACAGCGGATTCCCAGCTTTTAGTCCTCACCTCGGCCCTCACCGAGGATCTCCCCGTATTCAAACGTTTCACCGGCAAGCAACGGGCCTGGGTGAGCAGGCTCGGGGTGGTCGGTTTTGCCCTGCTTGCCTACTTTCTTGCCTCGGACAGCAATGACACCATCCTGATGATGGTCGGCTATGCCTGGGGCGGCTTTGGTGCGACCTTTGGGCCGGTAATGATTCTTTCCTTAGTCTGGCGAAAAACCACCAAATACGGTGCGCTTGCCGGGATGCTTGCCGGTGCTGCCACGATCTTTGTCGTGAAAAATTACATCATCCTTGAGGGTGACTATCTTTATGAACTGTTGCCCGGCTTTATCATCGCCTTTATGACAATTATCTTTGTCAGCGCATTAACAGACATGCCCTCGGAAGAGGCTCTTCGGAAATTTGATGCGGCACAACAGCAGGTGAAGGAGAACGGGAAGGATTCCGCCCGATCATCTGGCGTATCAACGAGTTAG
- a CDS encoding branched-chain amino acid ABC transporter permease, giving the protein MQLLRKFLRFFTVIPLAGWLLGALAAALLEYYLGDPLSFQLYLPKIPVMFGTLMMLKNPALIPSVLAYDLLIYVLPILLVSRLSAGLTNRLAERLARLPVWAATLLHLAAFYGILHLWAGMNDYRVLVVKLTMIAIILTISLNIINGYQGEFSCSHPGFMALGAYASSTLTLWLFADDKLFGPALLNPALGPWLFPLILIAGGATAALGSLIVAIPSFRTRGDYLAIISLAFMFIVKSAVENLEIIGGPRGMSSQPDYSSLPMVFIWTVLCIWIIHNFTTSIMGKALNAVRDNEAAADSMTVNTRKTKMTAFMFGAFWAGVAGGLFAHVLRYINPGTFGIQKLAEILAMVYFGGLNSIVGSIVGAVSISVLSEALRPLELFKWIIIPLILILIMIFRPHGLISFTELNVRKLMRPKKQDRSI; this is encoded by the coding sequence ATGCAACTGCTCCGCAAATTCCTCCGTTTCTTCACCGTCATTCCGCTGGCCGGTTGGCTCTTGGGTGCGCTGGCTGCGGCCTTACTGGAATATTATCTCGGCGACCCGCTCTCCTTCCAGCTCTACCTGCCCAAGATACCGGTCATGTTCGGCACCCTGATGATGCTGAAGAATCCTGCGCTCATTCCGTCGGTGCTGGCCTATGATCTGCTGATCTATGTCCTCCCGATCCTCTTAGTCAGTCGCTTATCCGCTGGCTTAACCAACCGACTTGCCGAACGACTTGCCCGCTTACCTGTCTGGGCCGCCACCCTGCTGCATTTGGCCGCCTTTTACGGGATTCTCCATCTCTGGGCCGGAATGAATGATTACCGGGTTCTGGTGGTCAAGCTCACCATGATCGCCATCATCCTGACTATCAGCCTGAATATCATCAACGGTTATCAGGGCGAATTTTCCTGCTCTCATCCAGGCTTCATGGCCCTAGGTGCCTATGCCTCCTCCACCCTGACCCTCTGGCTCTTTGCCGATGACAAGCTTTTCGGCCCGGCTTTGCTCAATCCCGCCCTCGGGCCTTGGCTCTTTCCCCTGATCCTCATCGCAGGTGGAGCCACGGCGGCCCTGGGTTCGCTGATTGTCGCCATACCCTCCTTCCGCACCCGTGGTGATTATCTGGCTATCATTTCTTTGGCCTTCATGTTCATCGTCAAAAGTGCGGTGGAAAATCTGGAAATCATCGGCGGGCCGCGCGGGATGAGCAGCCAGCCTGATTACTCCTCCCTGCCCATGGTCTTTATCTGGACCGTCCTCTGCATCTGGATCATCCACAACTTCACCACCTCCATCATGGGTAAGGCCCTTAATGCGGTGCGCGATAACGAGGCGGCTGCCGATTCCATGACCGTCAACACCCGCAAGACCAAGATGACCGCCTTCATGTTCGGGGCCTTCTGGGCCGGAGTGGCAGGCGGTCTGTTCGCCCATGTGCTCCGCTACATCAATCCGGGCACCTTTGGCATCCAGAAACTGGCTGAGATCCTGGCAATGGTCTACTTTGGCGGACTCAACTCCATTGTCGGTTCCATTGTTGGCGCGGTCAGCATCTCAGTACTCAGCGAGGCCCTGCGTCCGCTGGAGCTCTTCAAGTGGATCATCATCCCTCTGATCCTGATCCTGATTATGATCTTCCGGCCCCACGGCCTGATTTCTTTTACTGAGCTGAATGTTCGGAAATTGATGCGGCCAAAGAAGCAGGACCGTTCAATATAA
- a CDS encoding YdcF family protein, translating to MIKKSSVCIASILVLISLLTETAYRFLSLKTTETTETTTEAAVGKNCVVLVFGRPTQEDGTLHPMQRFRVEAGIAVYQQQQCRQIIFSGGAARNRYVEGQTMAAYARTLGVPESAIAVEPDSRTTWENLGCSAAYLETAERVFLVSDSLHAHRAKRYACRQSPSLCAKSRAAGANPPAALLGWKVLSAAHELIDWVRDALFYRQSGDNAPLCKAAASHPDHVLPPSGK from the coding sequence ATGATAAAGAAATCATCCGTTTGTATAGCGAGTATTCTTGTCCTTATCAGTCTGTTGACGGAAACGGCCTATCGGTTTCTGAGCCTGAAGACGACCGAGACAACTGAGACGACGACCGAGGCAGCAGTTGGCAAAAACTGCGTCGTGCTGGTGTTTGGTCGACCGACTCAAGAGGACGGAACCTTGCATCCAATGCAGCGGTTTCGGGTGGAGGCCGGGATTGCAGTCTATCAGCAGCAACAATGCCGTCAGATCATTTTTTCCGGCGGCGCAGCTCGGAACAGATATGTTGAGGGGCAGACGATGGCGGCGTATGCACGTACCCTTGGTGTGCCGGAGAGTGCTATTGCGGTGGAGCCGGACTCGCGCACAACCTGGGAAAACCTCGGCTGTTCAGCAGCCTATCTGGAAACAGCAGAGCGCGTCTTCCTTGTGTCCGACAGTCTTCATGCCCACCGGGCAAAGCGCTATGCCTGCCGCCAGAGTCCAAGTCTTTGCGCAAAAAGCAGAGCTGCCGGAGCAAATCCTCCAGCCGCGCTCTTAGGGTGGAAGGTGCTCAGTGCTGCGCATGAACTGATTGATTGGGTGCGGGATGCGCTTTTCTACAGACAGTCAGGAGACAATGCTCCGCTCTGCAAGGCAGCAGCATCTCATCCTGATCATGTTCTTCCTCCATCTGGAAAATAA
- a CDS encoding N-6 DNA methylase codes for MFEQTFKNIDDVLWKESGCSSELDYTEQTSWLLFLKYLDDLEQERALASELQGREYSFILAEEYRWSSWAAPKKADKTADPDAALTGDDLIDFVNNKLFPYLRGFRQRAASPDTIEYKIGEIFSEIRNKFQSGYSLRDALDLVDQLRFRSQQEKHELSHLYESKIKNMGNAGRNGGEYYTPRPLIRAMIRVIRPRIGETVYDGACGSAGFLCETHDYLRYTRDGKPAKLSTAQLAALKTRTFFGKEKKSLAYVIAIMNLILHGIDAPNILHTNTLADNLSHVQEKDRYDIILANPPFGGKERKEIQQNFTIKTGETAFLFLQHFIKFLKAGGRAAVVIKNTFLSNSDNAAKALRRDLLESCNLHTVLDCPGGTFLGAGVKTVVLFFEKGAPTQKIWYYQLDPGRNMGKTNPLNDEDLEEFVELQAGFADSEKSWSVRVADLDQEGLDLSVRNPHAEEEVPLREPVDILAEIAGLDRESAEVLERIGGLV; via the coding sequence GTGTTTGAACAGACCTTTAAAAATATCGACGATGTACTCTGGAAAGAGAGCGGTTGCTCCTCAGAGCTGGATTATACCGAGCAGACTTCCTGGCTCCTCTTTCTTAAATACCTGGATGATCTGGAGCAGGAACGGGCCTTGGCAAGCGAGCTGCAAGGTCGGGAATACAGCTTTATCCTGGCAGAAGAGTACCGCTGGTCCTCTTGGGCTGCCCCGAAAAAGGCTGACAAGACAGCTGATCCGGATGCGGCCCTGACCGGGGATGACCTGATCGACTTTGTCAACAACAAGCTCTTTCCCTATCTCCGGGGCTTCCGACAGCGTGCTGCTTCGCCGGACACCATTGAGTACAAGATCGGGGAGATCTTTTCCGAGATCCGCAATAAATTCCAGTCTGGCTATTCCCTGCGCGATGCCCTGGATCTGGTGGATCAGCTCCGCTTCCGTTCCCAGCAGGAAAAGCACGAGCTGTCTCATCTCTATGAAAGCAAGATCAAGAACATGGGCAATGCCGGGCGCAACGGGGGCGAGTACTACACGCCCCGGCCCCTGATTCGAGCCATGATCCGGGTCATCCGCCCGCGCATCGGGGAAACCGTGTATGACGGGGCCTGCGGCTCTGCGGGCTTCCTCTGCGAAACCCATGATTATCTGCGCTATACCAGGGACGGCAAACCAGCCAAATTGAGCACAGCCCAGCTGGCTGCCCTGAAGACCCGTACCTTTTTCGGCAAGGAAAAGAAGAGTCTGGCCTATGTGATCGCCATCATGAATCTGATCCTGCACGGGATTGATGCGCCCAATATCCTCCATACCAACACCTTGGCCGACAATCTCTCCCATGTGCAGGAGAAGGACCGTTACGATATCATCTTGGCTAATCCGCCCTTTGGCGGCAAGGAGCGCAAGGAGATTCAGCAGAATTTCACCATCAAGACCGGCGAAACCGCCTTTCTCTTTCTTCAGCATTTCATCAAGTTCCTCAAGGCCGGGGGACGGGCCGCAGTGGTGATCAAGAATACCTTTCTCTCCAATTCCGATAATGCGGCCAAGGCCCTGCGCCGGGATCTGCTGGAATCCTGCAATCTCCATACCGTGCTGGACTGCCCCGGCGGCACCTTTCTTGGGGCTGGGGTCAAGACTGTGGTGCTCTTTTTTGAAAAAGGGGCACCTACGCAAAAGATCTGGTATTATCAGCTTGATCCGGGGCGGAATATGGGCAAGACCAATCCGCTCAATGATGAGGATTTGGAGGAGTTTGTTGAGCTGCAAGCCGGGTTTGCGGACAGCGAGAAATCCTGGTCGGTCCGGGTGGCTGATCTTGATCAGGAGGGGCTTGACCTGTCGGTGCGGAATCCTCATGCGGAGGAGGAAGTGCCCTTGCGGGAGCCGGTTGATATTTTGGCGGAGATTGCGGGGTTGGATCGGGAGAGTGCTGAGGTTTTGGAGCGGATTGGGGGGTTGGTGTGA